In Camelus dromedarius isolate mCamDro1 chromosome 4, mCamDro1.pat, whole genome shotgun sequence, the following are encoded in one genomic region:
- the MAB21L4 gene encoding protein mab-21-like 4, whose amino-acid sequence MAVQVPLWHHYLQAIRSRAAPRAQDFQRAENVLLTVLEQVRSLDPRFLVDYSQDLEAFQFALRSSEDPLDVEVPLQVDAEALLVEEVGAAAAGDGPACYRLGVPGAGAGLERWMTDDVFSASSEGRAKCCGHIVPSKVLHVLRDLLVAAIVHCKHHSLITPGSLNADSLREEQLHLSLLVSSGWRTIRFNVMPVVRTRLRVPALEGAQLVPGFPEGSLKRITGQEVALVPASAEHWRVSTDYLLTRLLGVLGSLQGHRLDSLSILDRVNHESWRDGGQGPGLTFGHLKTVLLWASVLFPTPEDWAELQGAVYRLLVVLLCGLATRTLPHFLHPERNLLQDASLDPSTLYRRVERFASQPEASLRIHVTHLGRSAPPRIGSGVRALLQLPASDPTYWATAYFDVLLDKFQVFNIQDRDRISAMQSVFRQTKTLGAGEC is encoded by the exons ATGGCCGTGCAGGTGCCCCTGTGGCACCACTACCTGCAGGCCATCCGCTCGCGGGCGGCACCCCGGGCGCAGGACTTCCAGCGTGCAGAGAACGTGCTGCTCACGGTGCTGGAGCAGGTGCGCAGCCTGGACCCCCGCTTCCTCGTGGACTACTCCCAGGACCTGGAGGCCTTCCAGTTTGCCCTGCGCTCCTCAGAGGACCCGCTGGATGTGGAGGTGCCCCTGCAGGTGGACGCCGAGGCCCTCCTGGTCGAGGAGGTGGGGGCCGCTGCGGCAGGGGATGGTCCGGCATGCTACCGTCTGGGCGTCCCTGGGGCAGGGGCCGGCCTGGAGCGGTGGATGACCGATGACGTCTTCAGCGCCTCCTCAGAGGGCAGGGCCAAGTGCTGTGGCCACATCGTGCCCAGCAAGGTCCTGCATGTCCTCAGGGACCTTCTGGTGGCAGCCATCGTGCACTGCAAGCACCACAGCCTCATCACACCAG GTTCTCTGAACGCGGACAGTCTGAGGGAAGAGCAGCTTCACCTGTCCCTGCTGGTGTCCAGCGGCTGGAGAACGATCCGCTTCAATGTCATGCCCGTGGTGCGGACAAGGCTCAGGGTGCCAGCCCTGGAGGGGGCCCAGCTGGTGCCTGGGTTCCCCGAGGGCAGCCTGAAAAGGATCACTGGCCAGGAGGTGGCCCTGGTGCCGGCCAGTGCCGAGCACTGGAG GGTCTCCACTGACTACCTGCTCACCAGGCTGCTTGGTGTGCTGGGCTCCCTCCAGGGCCACCGCCTGGACAGCCTCTCCATCCTGGACCGAGTCAACCACGAGAGCTGGCGGGATGGCGGCCAGGGCCCAGGCCTGACTTTCGGCCACCTGAAG ACAGTGCTGCTGTGGGCCTCGGTGCTCTTCCCGACGCCCGAGGACTGGGCAGAGCTGCAGGGCGCCGTGTACCGGCTGCTGGTGGTGTTGCTCTGCGGCCTGGCCACCAGGACGCTGCCCCACTTCCTCCACCCCGAGCGGAACCTACTGCAGGACGCCAGCCTGGACCCCAGCACCCTCTACCGGCGCGTGGAGCGCTTCGCCAGCCAGCCCGAGGCCTCCCTGCGCATCCACGTCACCCACCTGGGCCGCAGCGCCCCGCCGCGCATCGGCAGCGGGGTCAGGGCGCTCCTGCAGCTGCCTGCCAGCGACCCCACCTACTGGGCCACCGCCTACTTTGACGTCCTGCTGGACAAG tTCCAGGTCTTCAACATCCAGGATAGGGACCGGATCTCGGCCATGCAGAGTGTCTTCCGCCAGACCAAGACTCTGGGCGCCGGGGAGTGCTGA